A region of Lujinxingia sediminis DNA encodes the following proteins:
- a CDS encoding S9 family peptidase, giving the protein MIAPLRYAFLPALLLGLSACASPAATSDEAPSDAPVDSAEHSADAASGSGDPTDYAVTFNGRQIDLRPYVQGFPYSRITPDLEQGHLLYFETTPEGTWMRTIDRLPEQGQVDLSAGVKLNDIDWSTRNYWGGEYNRTLEGLIFRGDERNDERINLYHLDLETGQVRALTDVDYIYAVGFSEDERLMAYVVRQGSEEPFNSCLRVRDLSTDQEQQIWCDEGGDDRLTWSAIEFDPANRHVVLTMQHDGDRRTTNLALFELPRPAEHDDQAVVAPRLLLERGTRHMRLGAIADTFDGERLLYISAESGQDALYTLDVATAESTLFTRLDHEISGLEIVQTSEAPLLFLLLEHPTGSILELRDLASGELLQSEKFEESVYVGDAFEGRLALSKSSVRTPFELDLITLERSGPVGRPIELKARRLAELPADLFEKLVHCKVEQVSIETFDNVESPDGPQLRTLHAYYFEPVHPPADADRLVRMTAFYGGGNYFSSANQIMCEAGVATLSPAVRGSSGFGADFAALNDGDLGGDEIVDLFFAARWLEANKGYQPHQIGVYGSSHGGYATMRALTFPPETNDHNDHYPFGFGLSHAGFSDIITFFTTSNIPDWVILEAGDPTTDAEKLRERSPLTHVERLKAPLLLTHGANDSRVPVAESRQFAEAASTTGAPLTYVEFEGQGHGISGLQNTLRYYRAVFSFLEGEVLGGGDSRGGEK; this is encoded by the coding sequence ATGATTGCCCCCCTTCGCTACGCCTTTCTTCCCGCCCTGCTGCTCGGCCTGAGCGCCTGCGCCTCGCCGGCCGCCACCTCCGATGAGGCCCCGAGCGACGCGCCGGTCGATAGCGCCGAACACAGCGCCGACGCCGCCTCCGGGAGCGGCGACCCCACCGACTACGCCGTCACCTTCAACGGCCGCCAGATCGACCTTCGCCCCTACGTCCAGGGGTTTCCCTACTCCCGCATCACCCCGGATCTGGAGCAGGGACACCTCCTCTACTTCGAGACGACCCCCGAGGGCACCTGGATGCGCACGATCGACCGGCTCCCGGAGCAGGGCCAGGTCGACTTAAGCGCCGGTGTGAAGCTCAACGACATCGACTGGTCCACCCGCAACTACTGGGGCGGAGAGTACAACCGCACCCTGGAAGGCCTGATCTTTCGCGGCGATGAGCGCAACGACGAGCGCATCAACCTCTACCACCTCGATCTGGAAACCGGGCAGGTGCGCGCGCTCACCGACGTCGACTACATCTACGCGGTGGGCTTCTCCGAGGACGAGCGCCTGATGGCCTACGTGGTCCGCCAGGGCAGCGAAGAGCCCTTCAACAGCTGCCTGCGCGTCCGCGACTTGAGCACCGACCAGGAGCAGCAGATCTGGTGCGACGAAGGGGGCGACGACCGCCTGACCTGGTCGGCCATTGAGTTCGATCCGGCCAACCGCCACGTCGTGCTCACCATGCAGCACGACGGCGACCGCCGCACCACCAACCTGGCCCTCTTTGAGCTCCCCCGGCCGGCCGAGCACGACGACCAGGCCGTCGTCGCCCCGCGCCTTCTTCTTGAGCGCGGCACCCGCCATATGCGCCTGGGCGCCATCGCCGACACCTTCGACGGGGAGCGCCTCCTCTACATCAGCGCCGAAAGCGGCCAGGACGCCCTCTACACGCTCGACGTGGCCACGGCCGAGTCCACCCTCTTCACCCGGCTCGACCACGAGATCAGCGGGCTCGAAATTGTGCAAACCTCCGAGGCCCCCCTGCTCTTTTTGCTGCTGGAGCACCCCACCGGCTCGATCCTCGAGCTGCGGGACCTGGCGAGCGGCGAGTTGCTGCAGAGCGAGAAATTCGAGGAATCGGTGTACGTTGGTGATGCTTTTGAGGGGCGCCTGGCCCTCTCCAAGAGCTCGGTGCGCACCCCTTTTGAGCTCGATCTCATCACCCTGGAGCGCAGCGGCCCGGTCGGCCGCCCCATCGAGCTCAAGGCCCGGCGGCTGGCCGAGCTCCCCGCCGACCTTTTTGAAAAGCTCGTGCACTGCAAGGTCGAGCAGGTCAGCATCGAGACCTTCGACAACGTCGAGAGCCCCGACGGTCCTCAGCTGCGCACCCTGCACGCCTACTACTTCGAGCCGGTCCATCCCCCGGCCGACGCCGACCGTCTGGTCCGCATGACGGCCTTCTACGGCGGCGGCAACTACTTCAGCAGCGCCAACCAGATCATGTGCGAGGCCGGCGTGGCCACGTTGAGCCCGGCGGTGCGCGGCTCCTCCGGCTTCGGCGCCGACTTCGCCGCGCTCAACGACGGGGATCTGGGCGGCGACGAGATCGTCGACCTCTTCTTTGCCGCCCGCTGGCTGGAGGCCAACAAGGGCTATCAGCCCCATCAGATCGGCGTCTACGGCTCCAGCCACGGCGGCTACGCCACCATGCGCGCCCTGACCTTCCCCCCCGAGACCAACGATCATAACGATCACTACCCCTTCGGCTTCGGCTTAAGCCACGCCGGCTTCAGCGACATCATCACCTTCTTCACCACCAGCAACATCCCCGACTGGGTGATCCTGGAGGCCGGCGACCCCACCACCGACGCCGAAAAACTCCGCGAGCGCTCCCCCCTGACCCACGTCGAACGCCTCAAAGCCCCGCTGCTCCTGACCCACGGCGCCAACGACAGCCGCGTCCCCGTCGCGGAGAGCCGCCAGTTCGCCGAGGCCGCCAGCACCACCGGTGCCCCGCTCACCTACGTCGAGTTCGAAGGCCAGGGCCACGGCATCAGCGGCCTGCAAAACACCCTGCGCTACTACCGCGCTGTGTTTTCATTTCTGGAGGGTGAGGTGTTGGGGGGCGGAGATTCGCGGGGTGGGGAGAAGTGA
- a CDS encoding class I SAM-dependent methyltransferase yields the protein MSFTPLQARLYAATHTGTPGDLAYYATCTAGASSVLELGCGHGRLLDALSPGVQRLVGLDQDPELLKLASARNLPHTELIERDLRDLPADGEFEHVILAYNGLYCLPDTPALRDTFEAVARALRPGGLFHLDIYPTEGLDEDAAEMDIPENVIVDDPSAPTTELDVDGVIYTIWEGSLWDAHERTFEVTFRYVREDEDGEDPEAGVPITIAHRYWPLDTIVDAAQKAGLDFVGQREGFDEALDDELEAPPQHVLTFAKVG from the coding sequence ATGAGCTTTACCCCCCTGCAGGCGCGCCTCTACGCCGCCACCCACACCGGCACTCCGGGCGACCTTGCGTACTACGCCACCTGCACCGCCGGCGCCTCATCGGTCCTGGAGCTGGGCTGCGGCCATGGCCGCCTGCTCGACGCCTTAAGCCCCGGCGTCCAGCGTCTGGTCGGCCTCGATCAAGATCCCGAGCTTCTCAAGCTCGCCAGCGCCCGCAACCTCCCCCACACCGAGCTCATCGAGCGCGACCTCCGAGACCTCCCGGCCGATGGCGAGTTTGAGCACGTCATCCTGGCCTACAACGGGCTCTACTGCCTGCCCGACACCCCCGCGCTCCGAGACACCTTTGAAGCTGTGGCCCGCGCCCTGCGCCCCGGCGGCCTCTTTCACCTCGACATCTACCCCACCGAAGGCCTCGACGAAGACGCCGCCGAGATGGATATCCCCGAAAACGTCATCGTCGACGACCCCAGCGCTCCCACCACCGAGCTCGATGTGGACGGCGTGATTTACACGATCTGGGAGGGCTCCTTATGGGACGCCCACGAGCGCACCTTCGAGGTCACCTTCCGCTACGTGCGCGAGGACGAAGATGGCGAGGACCCCGAGGCCGGCGTGCCCATCACCATCGCGCACCGCTACTGGCCCCTCGACACCATCGTCGACGCCGCGCAAAAGGCCGGCCTCGACTTCGTCGGCCAACGCGAGGGCTTCGATGAGGCCCTCGACGACGAGCTCGAAGCCCCGCCCCAGCACGTGCTCACCTTCGCGAAGGTCGGCTGA
- a CDS encoding MFS transporter, with amino-acid sequence MAHHPPHAPRDAEPTPPSTPNHYADARTASVVLALLSSVVFFAVVNGNMVNVALPFIGRDFGVSEGVYGWVVTGFSLTFGIFSAIHGRLADLVGLRRLYCAGILALGATSLMLAASPSIEVMIVLRFLQGAGSAALPALGTMIIARVFAPHRRGAAMGLVLGAVGLAASVGPFLGGILVELGGWRLVYGATGLVTLAAPVAFRLLPESLDARFGDTFDTLGALLLGLGVSAWLYAFTIIEQRGFGPFFFGLLGLGLVLLLVFWRRIHRIDEPFAQPEVFRDRRYLTNSAVAFLTNASRFGTIVLVPIFLIEVNQVAPLVVGLVLLPGALLIAVISPWTGRYADRVGARQPIVIGMVLIIAGNLITAYYAGGSEVGVGLGMGLYGLGFALFQSPVVSATSQILPPSLTGSGMGIFMMIFFLGGAFGVALSVTAVELQAEGATSWLGLDLGAGATYSNAILTLTVLSVLALILTRGVPGLHPKPMELTP; translated from the coding sequence ATGGCCCACCATCCTCCCCACGCGCCACGCGACGCCGAACCCACGCCCCCCTCCACCCCGAATCACTATGCCGACGCCCGCACCGCCTCGGTGGTGCTCGCGCTCTTGAGTTCGGTGGTCTTTTTTGCGGTGGTTAACGGCAACATGGTCAACGTCGCTCTGCCTTTTATCGGCCGAGACTTTGGCGTCTCCGAAGGGGTGTACGGCTGGGTGGTCACCGGGTTCTCGCTGACCTTTGGTATTTTCAGCGCGATCCACGGTCGCCTGGCCGATCTGGTGGGGTTGAGGCGACTCTACTGCGCGGGCATCCTGGCGCTGGGTGCCACCTCCTTGATGCTGGCGGCCTCGCCATCGATCGAAGTCATGATCGTGCTGCGCTTTCTGCAGGGCGCCGGCAGCGCTGCGCTCCCGGCGCTGGGCACCATGATCATCGCCCGGGTCTTTGCCCCCCACCGCCGCGGCGCGGCCATGGGACTTGTGCTCGGCGCGGTGGGCCTGGCCGCCTCGGTCGGCCCCTTTCTGGGAGGCATCCTGGTCGAACTGGGCGGCTGGCGGCTGGTCTACGGTGCCACGGGCCTTGTGACCCTTGCCGCCCCGGTGGCCTTTCGCCTCTTGCCGGAATCGCTCGACGCCCGATTTGGCGACACCTTCGACACCCTCGGAGCCCTCCTTCTGGGCCTTGGTGTGAGCGCCTGGCTCTACGCCTTTACCATCATTGAGCAGCGAGGTTTTGGCCCATTCTTCTTCGGTCTTCTGGGCCTGGGGCTGGTGCTTCTCCTGGTCTTCTGGCGACGCATTCACCGCATTGATGAGCCCTTCGCACAGCCGGAGGTCTTCCGAGATCGGCGCTACCTGACCAACAGCGCGGTGGCCTTTCTGACCAACGCCTCCCGCTTTGGCACGATCGTGCTCGTCCCGATCTTCCTGATCGAGGTGAACCAGGTGGCCCCCCTGGTGGTGGGGCTGGTGCTCTTGCCCGGCGCGCTTCTCATCGCAGTGATCTCGCCATGGACCGGGCGTTATGCCGATCGCGTCGGCGCGCGCCAGCCCATCGTCATCGGCATGGTGCTCATCATCGCCGGTAACCTTATCACCGCCTACTACGCCGGCGGCTCGGAGGTGGGTGTGGGGCTGGGCATGGGGCTTTACGGCCTGGGCTTTGCGCTCTTCCAGAGCCCGGTCGTCAGCGCCACAAGCCAGATTCTGCCACCGAGCCTCACCGGCAGCGGCATGGGCATCTTCATGATGATCTTCTTCCTGGGCGGAGCCTTCGGCGTGGCGCTCAGCGTGACCGCGGTAGAGCTGCAGGCCGAAGGCGCCACAAGCTGGCTGGGACTTGACCTGGGGGCAGGCGCCACCTACTCCAACGCGATCCTCACGCTGACCGTGCTATCCGTGCTCGCGCTCATTCTCACCCGCGGGGTCCCCGGACTACACCCCAAACCGATGGAGCTGACCCCATGA
- a CDS encoding prepilin-type N-terminal cleavage/methylation domain-containing protein produces the protein MPKRTHTRCPRSPQGFTLVELMIVVVIVGLLAGLVTPTVSRTIKENSTRGLNRQIVQAFQEARAYAMGRGEVVFVAVQRGGGDPGAVQFFRSQNRSLTCADGVVVAPGPGEALIEIDMNATGLEHAILGADPAAEGTLARPLCISPEGRVLNSDGATLSSDGACPGYNFRFWMANPEQPLDAGVSDCPSMGAGEDELFELSVQRQLSSFYMIHIPFNGQARVIQ, from the coding sequence ATGCCAAAGCGAACACACACCAGATGCCCGCGCTCCCCGCAGGGCTTTACGCTGGTGGAGCTCATGATCGTGGTGGTGATCGTCGGGTTGCTCGCCGGGCTGGTGACACCGACGGTCTCGCGAACCATCAAAGAAAACAGCACCCGCGGGCTCAACCGCCAGATCGTGCAGGCGTTTCAGGAGGCCCGGGCCTATGCCATGGGTCGTGGCGAGGTGGTCTTCGTGGCCGTGCAGCGCGGAGGTGGGGACCCGGGGGCGGTGCAGTTCTTTCGTTCGCAGAATCGCTCGCTGACCTGCGCCGATGGTGTGGTCGTTGCGCCCGGTCCGGGTGAGGCGCTGATTGAGATCGATATGAACGCCACCGGTCTGGAGCACGCCATCCTCGGTGCCGACCCGGCCGCCGAGGGCACGCTGGCCAGGCCGCTTTGCATCTCTCCGGAGGGGCGCGTGCTCAATAGCGACGGTGCCACGCTGAGCAGCGACGGCGCCTGCCCGGGCTACAACTTCCGCTTCTGGATGGCCAACCCGGAGCAGCCGCTGGACGCCGGCGTGAGCGACTGTCCTTCGATGGGAGCCGGTGAAGACGAACTCTTCGAGCTGAGCGTGCAGCGGCAGCTGTCGAGCTTTTATATGATTCACATTCCTTTCAACGGTCAGGCGCGGGTGATCCAATGA
- a CDS encoding type IV pilus modification PilV family protein: MKPDQTSASPRGFSLIELLIAMMLMSVGVMATIAMQFTSLGGYTVSRDVTGATEMARQVEARLRAEAMGWNGVMAPSTVDEIYNDGRGSAFLADLATAGGAWVPLYDVPVNQRMRADDGAARFCVFGSAEQLQEEGIAQPYMQIRLAVVYPGANGTFPGQDGGNLNGRCDAFGVGLLIPGDVNLGLEREGLRASYFASAIRPR; the protein is encoded by the coding sequence ATGAAGCCAGATCAAACGAGCGCATCGCCGCGAGGCTTCTCACTGATCGAGCTTCTGATCGCGATGATGCTGATGTCGGTGGGGGTGATGGCGACGATCGCCATGCAGTTCACCTCGCTGGGGGGCTACACGGTCTCACGCGATGTCACCGGTGCCACCGAGATGGCCCGTCAGGTTGAGGCGCGACTTCGGGCCGAGGCGATGGGATGGAACGGGGTGATGGCTCCCTCGACCGTCGATGAAATCTACAACGACGGACGAGGCTCGGCGTTTCTGGCCGACCTCGCCACCGCCGGCGGTGCCTGGGTGCCTCTGTATGACGTACCGGTCAACCAGCGGATGCGCGCCGATGATGGCGCGGCCCGTTTCTGTGTTTTTGGCTCTGCCGAGCAACTTCAAGAAGAAGGCATCGCGCAGCCCTACATGCAGATTCGTCTGGCGGTGGTGTATCCGGGGGCCAACGGCACCTTCCCGGGTCAGGATGGCGGCAACCTCAACGGGCGCTGCGATGCGTTTGGCGTCGGCCTGCTGATTCCGGGCGATGTAAACCTTGGGCTGGAGCGCGAAGGGCTGCGCGCGAGCTACTTCGCCAGCGCCATCCGCCCGCGTTGA
- a CDS encoding PilW family protein, with protein MRHSQPHRLTRSRLAARGFTLVELMIAMTLVGGLVAMIYGMFARTSDALIDVDAMAGATDEARFALEMVRNELQSAGSQASPNAAVDPWVRPKDNPMFGLIPYEGWQNSREVYQGNATLQAIGARNPRSAFSGVVMVGAYDFPQSFLISEVSPNGARVENVERGMGRLTRIDPFDISADSAVIADDTDPRAVALTEQAAARGLRISDRQGYMQFVPVRQASIAAGALELTTAAIAFRGEGRMSGLESIDGQDNDYDAAFLDAFWFRVRVDPYDPTNLQLVRHRLDFETLMALNSPTLNQLEGAIVGVDAEAKEANTLVIANHVVDFRVWFDCADTFGAMQPSPLATQWEPATGACLTPPASASEPHLARVAHLRLSMRSENERTNRPHFEVSGDADWLGFQGVEGTMQTYDVDPRNPGAASVVTVQSSVDLANFRMRGL; from the coding sequence ATGAGACACTCCCAACCCCATCGCCTGACCCGAAGTCGGCTTGCCGCTCGCGGCTTCACGCTCGTGGAGCTGATGATCGCCATGACGCTTGTGGGCGGTTTGGTGGCGATGATTTACGGGATGTTTGCCCGCACTTCCGACGCGCTGATCGACGTCGATGCGATGGCCGGTGCCACCGATGAGGCGCGCTTTGCCCTGGAGATGGTGCGCAACGAGCTGCAGTCGGCCGGCAGCCAGGCCTCACCCAACGCTGCGGTGGATCCCTGGGTGCGACCCAAAGATAACCCGATGTTTGGCCTGATCCCCTATGAGGGCTGGCAGAACAGCCGCGAGGTCTATCAGGGCAACGCCACGCTCCAGGCGATCGGGGCGCGCAACCCCCGCTCGGCGTTTAGCGGGGTGGTGATGGTCGGCGCGTATGACTTTCCTCAGAGCTTTTTGATCAGCGAAGTGAGCCCCAACGGAGCGCGCGTGGAGAATGTCGAGCGGGGGATGGGGCGGCTGACCCGCATCGATCCTTTTGATATCTCGGCCGACAGCGCGGTGATCGCCGATGATACCGACCCCCGCGCCGTGGCGTTGACCGAGCAGGCCGCAGCCCGCGGGCTGCGCATCAGCGACCGCCAGGGCTACATGCAGTTTGTGCCGGTGCGCCAGGCCAGCATCGCCGCCGGGGCTCTGGAACTGACCACTGCCGCGATCGCCTTCCGCGGCGAAGGGCGCATGTCGGGGTTGGAGAGCATCGACGGTCAAGACAACGATTACGACGCGGCCTTTCTTGACGCCTTCTGGTTCCGGGTGCGCGTTGATCCCTACGATCCAACGAACCTGCAGCTGGTCCGCCACAGGCTTGACTTCGAAACGTTGATGGCCCTGAACTCCCCGACGCTTAACCAGCTCGAAGGGGCGATTGTGGGTGTGGACGCCGAAGCGAAGGAAGCCAACACGCTGGTGATCGCCAACCACGTGGTCGACTTTCGGGTGTGGTTTGATTGCGCCGATACCTTCGGTGCGATGCAGCCCTCGCCGCTGGCGACGCAGTGGGAGCCCGCCACCGGGGCCTGCCTGACGCCGCCGGCTTCCGCTTCAGAGCCCCATCTGGCGCGTGTGGCGCATCTTCGTCTCTCGATGCGCTCGGAGAATGAGCGCACCAACCGCCCCCATTTCGAGGTCAGCGGAGACGCCGACTGGCTGGGCTTCCAGGGGGTGGAGGGCACCATGCAGACCTATGATGTCGATCCGCGAAACCCCGGGGCGGCCTCGGTGGTCACGGTGCAGTCCAGCGTCGATCTTGCCAACTTCCGTATGCGAGGGCTCTGA
- a CDS encoding PEGA domain-containing protein: MRCGALGAFALLMAMMVGMGQAAAQPDEVVDAVVFELEGAGVEPLLLSNLSAVLRNQALQVGSFRVVNATPLQREETAVVLGCDSAERACLEQMAELNNAQVLISGDVRRRDDVLVVSVVLFDRLRDAPATEIQRELQGSDPVLEFRREVESIFGELATRMTTWLEVSAPHSGDAIRIDGVVVGHGQVTRQGLPEGRYQVEVERSGARPYLEEVVLGVGEPVVIEVSAPSPQIVPEEQTPGASSTLVLSQRDEPPHQEEARSERGVASLAPPIAPRKRSRLGAYSSLGVGVVALGGAAAMAVLMRGIEDDIATENAAGTMTPSRYEELVGRGESYEMAQWVLLGVGVGASALGVGWLVVSSARGDDAPELALGVGPGSIALRGRF; the protein is encoded by the coding sequence ATGCGATGTGGTGCGCTCGGGGCGTTCGCGCTCCTGATGGCGATGATGGTGGGCATGGGGCAGGCTGCTGCGCAGCCTGACGAGGTGGTTGACGCGGTGGTCTTCGAGCTTGAAGGCGCCGGGGTGGAACCCCTTCTTTTGAGCAACCTCAGCGCGGTGCTCCGCAATCAAGCGTTGCAGGTGGGGTCGTTTCGCGTGGTAAACGCCACCCCGCTGCAGCGTGAGGAGACCGCCGTGGTTCTGGGGTGTGATTCGGCCGAGCGCGCTTGCCTGGAGCAGATGGCGGAGCTTAACAACGCGCAGGTGCTTATCTCGGGCGATGTTCGCCGCCGCGATGATGTGCTGGTGGTGAGTGTGGTTCTTTTTGATCGGCTCCGTGACGCTCCGGCCACTGAGATTCAGCGCGAGCTCCAGGGGAGCGATCCGGTGCTGGAGTTTCGACGGGAAGTCGAGAGTATTTTCGGCGAACTCGCCACTCGCATGACGACCTGGCTGGAGGTGAGCGCGCCGCATTCCGGCGACGCGATCCGAATCGACGGGGTGGTGGTGGGCCATGGTCAGGTCACCCGTCAGGGGCTGCCCGAGGGGCGCTACCAGGTGGAAGTGGAGCGGTCCGGCGCACGGCCGTATCTCGAAGAGGTTGTGCTGGGCGTGGGCGAGCCGGTGGTCATCGAGGTGAGCGCGCCCTCGCCGCAGATCGTGCCGGAGGAGCAGACGCCGGGAGCGTCATCGACCCTGGTCCTCTCGCAGCGCGATGAACCACCCCACCAGGAGGAGGCGCGCTCGGAGCGCGGTGTGGCGAGTCTGGCTCCGCCGATCGCTCCTCGTAAGCGCTCTCGCCTGGGGGCGTACTCCTCGCTGGGTGTGGGCGTTGTGGCTCTGGGGGGCGCGGCGGCGATGGCGGTTTTGATGCGTGGGATCGAAGATGACATCGCCACTGAGAACGCCGCCGGCACCATGACGCCCTCGCGCTACGAGGAACTTGTGGGGCGCGGCGAAAGCTATGAAATGGCGCAGTGGGTGCTGCTGGGGGTGGGGGTAGGGGCCAGTGCGCTGGGTGTGGGCTGGCTTGTGGTCTCCTCGGCGCGCGGCGACGATGCGCCCGAGCTGGCCCTGGGCGTCGGGCCGGGCTCGATCGCGCTGCGAGGGCGTTTTTGA
- a CDS encoding cation:proton antiporter produces MPLKDAFMEALLHHFETPFTDPVLIFAVVMLMLLVAPLAVRKMRLPEIIGLLLAGVIAGPNALGLLERDATFQLLGTVGLLYIMFTAGLEIDLNRFAKYRNHSLVFGVLTFIVPQTIGTLAGMYILGLDFMVAILLASMFASHTLLAYPVTSRLGVSKSNAVTATVGGTVITDTAALLVLAVVMGSTRGSLDMNFWLTLVIGLSIYVALVFWSIPRVGRWFLRKVGSEGVVEYVFVLAVVFLAAFMAELAGVEAIIGAFMAGLALNRLIPESSTLMNRIEFVGNALFIPFFLISVGMLVDVRVLFSGAAALIVAATMVAAALFSKWLAALLTQKVLGYSRDEQMVIFGLSAAQAAATLAVVLVAFDVGLFDETVLNGTIVMIAVTCFVSPIVTERFGRRMALAQEAQGGSTEDEAPQRFLVPLANAAHARALLDFTFLVREHGSEEPVFPLSVVPEEGDTAQAVASAERMLSAAVVHGASAEVPVVPVTRMAHNLASGMARAVLERRVSDLVVGWSGPAPPSPSARRANFGVITDQLLQQTEQQVFINHLTQPINTVRRVIVVFPPLIEYHPGYTRALRDVKRLTNAMGALLTGLCLKDEIRRIRGRFDTIKPEIASSFVGFNTMEDLVVTLQRRVEEHDLLIFLSARQGTLPWSPELDALPTRLQALAAYSMSFLFLSDIDEAKLPAADEEQGLAEAFKPRRVRVAMEETDEREALYTLLSSYFEEDASQTHLQEVVEALLRDDPGFSRELVDGVTLVNARSEYVHHPLVFAATRPEGFQTEARTESPVFLMLVALSPLESPLQEHLELFSELGALATRVLDARSLAQLETPTELVEELKRLARDTQALFPDARDEALDMSLTRTDLPG; encoded by the coding sequence ATGCCCCTTAAGGATGCGTTTATGGAAGCGCTGCTCCACCACTTTGAGACCCCTTTTACCGACCCGGTCCTGATCTTTGCGGTGGTCATGCTGATGTTGCTGGTGGCGCCGCTGGCCGTACGCAAGATGCGTCTTCCCGAGATCATCGGGCTCTTGCTCGCCGGGGTGATCGCCGGGCCCAACGCCCTGGGGCTTTTAGAGCGCGACGCGACCTTCCAGCTGCTGGGCACGGTGGGGCTTCTCTACATTATGTTCACCGCCGGGCTGGAGATCGATCTTAATCGCTTCGCGAAGTATCGAAACCACAGCCTGGTCTTCGGGGTGTTGACTTTCATCGTACCGCAGACCATCGGGACGCTGGCCGGGATGTACATTCTGGGGCTGGACTTCATGGTGGCGATCTTGCTGGCGAGCATGTTCGCCTCGCACACGCTTCTGGCCTACCCGGTGACAAGCCGGCTGGGGGTGAGCAAATCCAATGCGGTCACCGCCACGGTGGGAGGCACTGTGATCACCGACACCGCCGCGCTTTTGGTGCTGGCGGTGGTGATGGGCTCAACCCGCGGCTCGCTGGATATGAACTTCTGGCTGACTCTGGTGATCGGGCTGAGCATCTACGTGGCGCTGGTCTTCTGGAGCATTCCGCGGGTGGGGCGCTGGTTCTTACGCAAGGTGGGGAGCGAGGGGGTGGTCGAGTACGTCTTTGTGCTGGCGGTCGTCTTTCTGGCCGCATTTATGGCCGAGCTTGCCGGGGTGGAGGCGATCATCGGTGCGTTTATGGCCGGACTTGCGCTCAACCGCCTCATCCCCGAATCCAGCACGCTGATGAACCGCATTGAGTTTGTGGGAAACGCCCTCTTCATTCCCTTCTTTTTGATCTCGGTGGGGATGCTGGTGGACGTGCGGGTGCTCTTCAGCGGGGCCGCCGCGCTGATTGTGGCGGCCACGATGGTCGCCGCCGCTCTCTTCTCCAAATGGCTCGCAGCGCTGCTCACCCAGAAGGTGCTCGGCTACAGCCGCGATGAGCAGATGGTGATCTTCGGGCTCTCCGCCGCCCAGGCCGCGGCCACACTTGCGGTGGTGCTGGTGGCCTTCGATGTGGGGCTCTTTGATGAGACGGTGCTCAACGGCACGATCGTGATGATCGCGGTGACCTGCTTTGTCTCCCCGATCGTTACCGAACGTTTCGGGCGCAGGATGGCGCTGGCTCAGGAGGCGCAAGGCGGCAGCACTGAGGATGAGGCGCCGCAACGCTTTCTGGTGCCTCTGGCCAACGCCGCCCACGCTCGGGCCCTTCTCGACTTTACCTTTCTGGTGCGCGAGCACGGCTCGGAGGAGCCGGTCTTCCCGCTCTCGGTGGTGCCCGAGGAGGGGGACACCGCCCAGGCGGTGGCCAGCGCCGAACGCATGCTCTCGGCGGCGGTGGTCCACGGTGCGTCGGCAGAGGTGCCGGTGGTGCCGGTGACGCGCATGGCCCATAACCTGGCCTCGGGGATGGCGCGGGCGGTGCTGGAGCGACGCGTCTCCGACCTGGTCGTGGGCTGGAGCGGCCCGGCACCGCCCTCTCCCTCGGCCCGGCGTGCGAACTTCGGTGTGATCACCGACCAACTTCTTCAGCAGACCGAACAGCAGGTCTTCATCAACCACCTCACCCAGCCGATCAACACCGTCCGGCGGGTCATTGTGGTATTTCCTCCGCTGATCGAATACCACCCCGGCTACACCCGTGCGCTGCGCGACGTTAAGCGGTTGACCAACGCGATGGGCGCGCTCCTGACCGGGCTCTGTCTCAAAGATGAGATCCGCCGGATTCGGGGCCGCTTTGATACCATCAAACCCGAGATCGCCTCGTCCTTTGTAGGCTTTAACACCATGGAAGATCTGGTGGTGACGCTACAGCGACGGGTCGAAGAGCATGATTTGCTGATCTTCTTAAGCGCGCGTCAGGGCACGCTTCCCTGGTCCCCGGAGCTCGACGCCCTGCCCACTCGCCTTCAGGCGCTTGCGGCCTATTCGATGAGCTTTCTCTTTCTCTCGGACATCGACGAAGCAAAACTTCCCGCTGCCGATGAGGAGCAGGGATTGGCCGAGGCGTTCAAACCGCGACGCGTCCGCGTGGCGATGGAGGAGACGGACGAGCGAGAGGCCCTGTACACCCTGCTATCGAGCTACTTCGAGGAGGACGCCTCCCAGACCCATCTTCAGGAGGTGGTCGAGGCGCTGCTTCGCGATGATCCGGGCTTCTCGCGGGAGCTTGTCGACGGGGTGACGCTGGTGAACGCCCGCAGCGAATATGTGCACCACCCGCTGGTCTTTGCAGCGACACGCCCCGAGGGCTTCCAGACCGAGGCCAGGACCGAATCACCGGTTTTTTTGATGCTCGTGGCGCTCAGCCCCCTGGAGAGCCCCCTGCAGGAGCATCTGGAGCTCTTCTCCGAGCTGGGAGCGCTGGCGACCCGGGTGCTTGATGCCCGATCTCTGGCACAGCTGGAGACCCCCACCGAACTTGTGGAAGAGTTGAAGCGACTGGCCCGCGACACTCAGGCGCTCTTTCCCGATGCCCGCGACGAGGCGCTGGATATGAGCCTGACGCGCACCGACCTCCCCGGGTAA